A region from the Paenibacillus humicola genome encodes:
- the lgt gene encoding prolipoprotein diacylglyceryl transferase yields MPAALNPIAFTLGAIQVHWYGIIIAGGALLGLVLAIREGKRFKLTPDFFMDLVLFGIPSAIIGARIYYVAFEWENYRNNLSEIVKIWHGGIAIYGALIGAVIAAVFYTRRKGYSFWRIADICAPSLITGQMIGRWGNFMNQEAHGGPVSESFLRGTLHLPDWIVNQMFINGTYYHPTFLYESVWSFAGLLLLLVVRRIRGLRAGELFAGYFIWYSLGRFFVEGVRTDSLVFKGPDWLASLLKTLWSPMSPFGWGVMEAGKNIRVSQLLAVLIILAAVAFIVIRRLTQKNPVYYTDPIEPAAKAANESAAAEESTL; encoded by the coding sequence TTGCCTGCCGCTCTTAACCCGATCGCGTTCACTTTAGGGGCCATCCAGGTTCATTGGTACGGCATCATCATTGCCGGCGGCGCGCTGCTCGGCCTGGTCCTTGCCATCCGAGAAGGCAAACGCTTTAAGCTGACGCCCGATTTTTTCATGGATCTGGTGCTGTTCGGAATCCCCTCCGCCATCATCGGCGCGCGGATCTATTACGTGGCGTTCGAATGGGAGAATTACCGGAACAACCTGTCGGAAATCGTGAAAATATGGCATGGCGGCATCGCCATCTATGGGGCGCTGATCGGCGCCGTCATCGCGGCCGTCTTTTATACCCGGCGAAAAGGATACAGTTTTTGGCGGATCGCCGATATTTGCGCGCCGAGCCTGATCACGGGGCAGATGATCGGACGGTGGGGCAATTTCATGAACCAGGAGGCGCACGGGGGACCGGTATCGGAATCGTTCCTGCGCGGCACGCTGCATCTGCCGGACTGGATCGTGAACCAGATGTTTATCAACGGCACGTATTACCATCCGACGTTCCTGTACGAATCGGTGTGGAGCTTCGCCGGACTGCTGCTGCTGCTGGTTGTCCGCCGCATTCGCGGCCTTCGCGCCGGCGAGCTGTTTGCGGGCTACTTCATCTGGTATTCGCTCGGCCGCTTCTTCGTGGAAGGCGTGCGCACCGACAGCCTCGTCTTCAAAGGGCCGGACTGGCTCGCTTCCCTGCTGAAGACGCTTTGGTCGCCGATGAGCCCGTTCGGCTGGGGGGTCATGGAGGCGGGGAAAAATATCCGCGTCTCGCAGCTGCTGGCCGTTCTGATTATTTTGGCGGCTGTGGCGTTTATCGTGATCCGGAGACTGACGCAGAAAAATCCGGTGTATTACACCGATCCGATCGAGCCCGCCGCAAAAGCGGCGAACGAAAGCGCGGCGGCCGAAGAATCGACGCTGTAA
- the pepT gene encoding peptidase T, which yields MKNELIERFISYAKVDTQSNDDSKDYPSTPGQLTLARMLADELKAIGMQEVTLDDNGYVMAALPANTDKPVPVIGFLAHVDTATDFTGTGVNPQIVDSYDGGDIVLNEQLGVVLSPRDFPELGGYKGHTLITTDGTTLLGADDKAGIAEIMTAMAYLAANPDVKHGRIRVAFTPDEEIGRGPHRFDVAAFGAEYAYTMDGGPLGELEYESFNAARAKITFKGRNVHPGTAKNKMVNAVKIAMEFNRRLPADEAPELTEGYEGFYHLISLKGNVEEAELYYIIRDFDRERFNARKAKVESIAGELRERYGEDRIVLDMADQYYNMREKIEPVKHIVDVAYDAMKSLGIEPVIRPIRGGTDGSQLSYMGLPTPNIFTGGENYHGKFEYVSADNMLKAVQVIIAIVKLFEQRSAER from the coding sequence ATGAAAAACGAACTGATCGAGCGCTTCATTTCTTACGCCAAAGTGGATACCCAGTCCAACGATGACAGCAAGGACTACCCTTCGACGCCGGGACAGCTGACGCTCGCCCGCATGCTTGCGGATGAGCTGAAGGCGATCGGCATGCAGGAGGTGACGCTCGACGATAACGGCTACGTCATGGCAGCGCTGCCGGCCAATACGGACAAGCCGGTGCCGGTGATCGGCTTCCTGGCCCACGTGGACACGGCGACCGATTTTACCGGCACGGGCGTCAATCCGCAAATTGTGGACAGCTACGACGGCGGCGATATCGTGCTGAACGAGCAGCTCGGCGTCGTGCTGTCGCCGCGCGATTTTCCCGAGCTGGGCGGCTACAAAGGGCATACGCTCATCACGACCGACGGCACGACGCTGCTCGGCGCGGACGACAAAGCGGGCATTGCCGAAATTATGACGGCCATGGCGTATTTGGCGGCGAATCCGGACGTCAAGCATGGCCGGATCCGGGTCGCGTTTACGCCGGACGAGGAGATCGGACGCGGTCCGCACCGCTTCGACGTCGCCGCGTTCGGGGCCGAATATGCGTATACGATGGACGGCGGGCCGCTCGGCGAGCTCGAGTACGAGAGCTTTAACGCCGCACGCGCCAAAATCACGTTTAAAGGCCGCAACGTCCACCCGGGAACGGCGAAGAACAAAATGGTGAACGCCGTGAAAATCGCCATGGAATTCAACCGGCGGCTGCCCGCGGACGAAGCGCCGGAGCTGACGGAGGGCTATGAGGGGTTCTATCATTTGATCTCCTTGAAGGGCAATGTCGAGGAAGCGGAGCTGTACTACATAATCCGGGATTTCGACCGGGAGCGCTTCAACGCGCGCAAAGCGAAGGTCGAATCGATTGCCGGCGAGCTCCGGGAGCGATACGGCGAAGACCGCATTGTGCTGGATATGGCCGACCAATATTACAACATGCGGGAGAAAATCGAACCGGTGAAGCATATCGTGGACGTCGCCTACGACGCGATGAAGAGTCTCGGGATCGAGCCGGTCATCCGTCCGATCCGCGGCGGAACGGACGGCTCGCAGCTGTCCTATATGGGGCTTCCGACGCCGAATATTTTCACGGGCGGGGAAAATTATCACGGCAAATTCGAATACGTTTCGGCCGACAATATGCTGAAAGCGGTCCAGGTCATCATCGCGATCGTCAAGCTGTTCGAGCAGCGGAGCGCCGAACGGTAA
- a CDS encoding GerAB/ArcD/ProY family transporter — MEVSKKISFAQLVYLLILSRIVITLTYLPGLTSPPKSRDFWIAELLNFPFHLLFAVPVYLLWKRFPDLTIVQYSQVLLGKAGRIVGLLYIWFFIHFTAITLAQFDLFLTTAIMPETPILFFAVSLTLVCAYAVSKDIEVIGRLSELVAPLIMIAVITILALLSRDMRLKELMPVMEHGLIPVLYNGFTSAARTVEIIGVSMMLPFLNDRKKAKRAIVLSFLLISVYFVLITIPVLTVYGVEHAKRLSFPYFRVVRMISIGNFFEHLESIHVGVWVLGVFVKISFYYYMAALGIKQLFGFKDYKPFVLPIGAIVVPLSIMIAPSAVELKSFTSYKIFTWYALFYMVFIPGLLLVLALVRKKGGRTA; from the coding sequence ATGGAAGTCTCGAAAAAAATCAGCTTCGCGCAGCTTGTCTATTTGCTGATTTTAAGCCGGATCGTTATTACGCTGACCTATCTTCCGGGTCTGACCTCCCCGCCGAAAAGCCGGGATTTCTGGATAGCCGAGCTCCTTAATTTTCCGTTTCACCTCCTGTTCGCGGTGCCCGTTTATTTGCTTTGGAAACGGTTCCCGGATTTGACGATCGTTCAATACAGCCAGGTTCTGCTCGGTAAAGCCGGGCGGATCGTCGGCCTGCTTTATATTTGGTTTTTCATTCATTTCACGGCGATTACGCTGGCCCAATTCGATTTGTTTCTGACGACGGCCATCATGCCGGAAACGCCGATCCTCTTCTTCGCCGTATCGCTCACGCTCGTTTGCGCCTACGCTGTCTCGAAGGATATCGAGGTCATCGGCCGACTCTCCGAGCTGGTCGCGCCGCTGATCATGATTGCGGTTATTACCATTTTGGCGCTGCTATCCAGGGATATGCGGCTTAAAGAGCTGATGCCCGTAATGGAGCACGGCCTGATTCCCGTACTCTATAACGGGTTTACTTCAGCGGCCAGAACGGTGGAAATTATCGGCGTATCGATGATGCTTCCCTTTCTGAACGACCGGAAGAAAGCGAAACGGGCGATCGTTTTAAGCTTTTTATTAATCAGTGTCTATTTTGTGCTCATTACGATACCGGTACTGACCGTCTACGGGGTCGAGCATGCCAAACGGCTTTCGTTTCCGTATTTCCGGGTCGTCCGGATGATCAGCATCGGCAATTTTTTCGAGCATTTGGAATCGATTCATGTGGGCGTGTGGGTGTTGGGCGTTTTCGTGAAGATCTCCTTCTACTACTACATGGCGGCGCTCGGAATAAAGCAGCTTTTCGGCTTTAAAGATTATAAACCGTTCGTTCTTCCGATCGGCGCCATCGTGGTTCCGCTGAGCATCATGATCGCGCCGAGCGCCGTCGAGCTGAAGTCGTTCACCAGTTATAAAATTTTTACGTGGTACGCGTTGTTTTATATGGTTTTTATACCCGGATTGCTTCTCGTCCTGGCGCTTGTGCGCAAAAAAGGAGGCCGTACGGCATGA
- a CDS encoding spore germination protein — protein sequence MHGSKRESQDGSAEPGQPLSRSLRVNLEALQAVFEDAGDIVIREFKIGAEIEAFVIFIAGLVNQSLLYEHFLGALMTDMNEAPLRLDKDRGDPLRHIKESVLTVAGLYEAKTLQETVLAVLNGDTALFVEGTDNALVASIRGSETRNVGEPDTEVTVRGPREGFVESIQTNSTLLRRKIKSADLKFEPMRIGTITKTDIYVVYLKGIAADGVVREVKQRLAKIETDSILESGYVESFIEDAPFSLFGTVGNSEKPDIVSAKLLEGRVAILIDGTPFVLTVPYLFVEAFQNSEDYYSRPYYATFIRSLRWFAFMLSVFLPSAYVAVTTFHQELLPSRLLISIAASKEGTPFPAIIEALMMQIIFEILREAGIRLPRPVGQTVSIVGALVLGEAAVSAGLIGAPMVIVVSLTAISSFVVPALTDALSIARLILIVLAGFAGQFGIMLGIAGILTHLCSLRSVGVPYLTPLTPARLSDMKDVWIRAPWWAMRKRPLGLETKDKIRQTKGRMPRPPEDDASY from the coding sequence TTGCACGGCTCCAAACGGGAGTCGCAGGACGGCTCCGCGGAACCGGGACAGCCCCTTTCCCGCAGCCTGCGGGTCAACCTTGAGGCACTTCAGGCCGTTTTTGAGGACGCCGGGGATATCGTCATCCGGGAATTCAAAATCGGCGCGGAAATCGAAGCCTTCGTCATTTTCATCGCCGGTCTGGTGAACCAATCGCTGCTTTACGAGCATTTTCTCGGAGCCTTGATGACGGATATGAATGAGGCCCCGCTCCGTCTTGACAAAGACAGGGGCGACCCGCTCCGCCATATCAAGGAATCGGTCCTGACCGTCGCCGGCCTTTATGAAGCGAAAACGTTGCAGGAAACGGTGCTGGCGGTATTAAACGGGGATACCGCGCTGTTCGTCGAGGGCACGGACAATGCCCTCGTCGCATCGATTCGCGGCAGCGAAACCCGGAACGTCGGCGAGCCCGATACTGAGGTGACCGTGAGAGGTCCCCGGGAAGGCTTCGTGGAGAGCATCCAGACGAATTCGACCCTCCTGCGGAGAAAAATCAAGAGCGCCGACCTGAAATTCGAACCGATGCGTATCGGCACGATTACGAAGACGGACATTTATGTCGTCTACCTGAAAGGCATCGCTGCCGACGGCGTTGTGCGGGAGGTCAAGCAGCGGCTGGCGAAGATCGAGACGGACTCCATCCTGGAATCCGGCTATGTCGAATCCTTTATTGAGGACGCTCCCTTTTCTTTATTCGGCACGGTCGGCAACAGCGAAAAACCGGATATCGTCAGCGCGAAGCTGCTTGAAGGACGGGTCGCCATCCTGATCGACGGAACGCCGTTCGTCTTGACCGTTCCCTATTTGTTCGTCGAGGCGTTCCAGAACAGCGAGGACTACTACTCAAGGCCGTATTACGCCACCTTCATCCGGTCGCTGCGATGGTTCGCTTTCATGCTCTCGGTCTTCCTGCCTTCAGCTTACGTGGCCGTTACGACCTTTCATCAAGAGCTGCTGCCTTCAAGACTGCTGATCAGCATCGCAGCCTCGAAGGAAGGCACGCCTTTCCCGGCGATCATCGAAGCGCTCATGATGCAGATCATCTTCGAAATTCTGAGAGAAGCGGGCATTCGGCTGCCGCGGCCGGTCGGTCAAACGGTGAGCATCGTCGGCGCTTTGGTGCTGGGGGAGGCCGCCGTATCGGCCGGCTTGATCGGGGCGCCGATGGTCATCGTCGTATCCCTTACCGCAATCTCGTCCTTCGTAGTGCCGGCGCTTACGGACGCACTGTCGATCGCCAGGCTCATTCTGATCGTCCTGGCCGGTTTTGCCGGACAATTCGGCATTATGCTCGGCATCGCCGGCATATTGACGCATTTGTGCTCGCTCCGTTCCGTCGGGGTTCCTTATTTGACTCCCCTGACGCCTGCGAGATTATCCGACATGAAGGATGTCTGGATAAGAGCTCCCTGGTGGGCGATGCGCAAGCGGCCTCTCGGCTTGGAAACGAAGGACAAAATCAGGCAGACAAAAGGCCGGATGCCCCGTCCGCCCGAAGACGACGCATCGTATTGA